Genomic window (Desulforapulum autotrophicum HRM2):
GAAAACCGGGGTGATGATCATCAACTGCGCAAGGGGCGGCATCATCGAAGAAAAAGACCTCTATGACGCCATCGTATCCAAAAAAGTGGCAGGGGCAGCCCTTGACGTGTTTGAAAAAGAGCCGCCCAAGGACAACCCCCTCCTGACCCTTGACGAGGTTATTGCCACACCCCATCTTGGCGCATCCACCAAAGAGGCCCAGACCAATGTGGCCGTGGCCGTGGCCAACCAGATCATTGCCTATCTGAAACGAGACACCATCATCAATGCCGTGAACGTGCCTTCGGTCACGGGCGAACTTCTGACAAAACTCAAACCCTACCTTTTTCTTGCCGAAAAAATGGGGCTCATGCAGTCCCAGCTGGTCAAGGGACCGTTCAAGGAAATCGTCATTGAGTATGCAGGCAACTTCTTTGACCTGAACCTGAAACCGGTCACCCTTGCCGCACTGCGGGGATTTCTCACCCCCCTTGTGAGCTACGAAGTCAATTCGGTCAATGCAGGTGCACTTGCAAAGACCATGGGCATCAAGGTGACAGAAACCACCAGCCAGGAGTCCGAAAACTATCTCAACCTCATCCGTATGACCGTGGTCACAGAAACCGGCACCAACCTTGTTGCAGGAACCATATTCGGCAAGGATGACCCAAGAATCATCCGCATCAACAAATTCCGCCTCGAAGTAATTCCAGACGGCCACCTTGCCCTGATACATAACATTGATAAACCTGGCTCCATAGGCAACATCGGTACCTGCCTTGGCAAGCACGACATAAACATCGCCAAAATGATGGTGGGAAGGGAAGATGATGGAGACCGTAACATCATCTTTTTACAGACCGATACCCCCATTTCAGCGGAAATTGCAGAGGAGATCAGCGGCCTGGGGCTTGTAAACTCCATGGTCACATTTGAGCTTTAGGAAAACATGAAACAACAAGAACGAGAGATACCCTACAACTACACATCAGCCGAGGACGACCAGGTCATCCGCCACCTTTTTGGACAGGAAATGGTACACAGCATTCAAAACCTCAAAGGATCCCGGGACACGGGACGATCCGCAAGGCTGCTGTTCAGATTTATGGGGGATATGTTCATCATCGACAGAAACCCCTTTATATTCCAGGAACTGCTGGACCACCCAAAACGCAAAAACAGTTTTTTCAAGGGTATCCATAAGGACCTGGACACCATAGACGAAGGGTCAGCCGATCCCAAAGTCTCCCGGGTGGTTGATGAACTCAGGGGGTACCTCTCGTTGCTTGTACAACGAATCAAAAAAACGGCAAAGGAGCGCAAGCGGATCACAAGGGCCATTGAAGCAGTTACAGGCCCGGGCAGCGTTTACTTTGACCCCTTTACCCTGACTTCCCATACAACGGATGCCACAGACTGGCGACTATACCCCCCCCTGGCTGTTGTCAGACCCTCCATGGAATCCCAGGTCGCCCCCCTTATCCTTGCAATCAAAGCCCTTGGTCTCAACATCATTCCCAGGGGCGGGGGTACAGGACTGACCGGTGGTGGGGTCCCCCTCACCCAAACCTGCATCATGATCAACACGGAAAAGCTCAACACCATCCACGGGATCAGGCAGGTATTGGACAAATCCGGCAACCCGTTTTCCGTTATTGACCTTGAGGCCGGTGTGATCACGGAAGATGCCATGGCCCATGCCAAAGCGTCTGATCTTGTATTTGCCACCGACCCCACAAGCTCCTGGGCCTCAACCATTGGTGGAAACCTTGCCGAAAACGCAGGGGGAAAAACAGCGGTTCTCTGGGGAACAGCCATAGACAATATTCTGTCCTACAAAATTGCCATGCCTGACGGCAACCTTTTGACCGTTGAGCGTAAGAACCATACACTGGGAAAAATCCTGCCCGATGCCCAGGTGGTATTCATGGTAAATGACGAACAAGGGGCTCTGGTCAGGCAGGTGACCCTCACAGGGGATGAAATACGACGACCGGGTCTTGGAAAAGATGTGACCAACAAGACGTTGAACGGCCTTCCAGGCATACAAAAAGAAGGCTGCGACGGGGTGATTACCTCGGCAACCTTTATTCTCCACCCGCGTTTCCCGCT
Coding sequences:
- the serA gene encoding phosphoglycerate dehydrogenase; this translates as MKVLISDKMDQAGIDIFKNEEGIDVDVITGLSPQELKEIIGDYHALAIRSATKVTKDILDAATHLKVVGRAGIGLDNVDIPEATRHGVAVMNTPGGNTVTTAEHAISMMMALTRNIPRGTATLKKGLWEKKNLQGRELFNKTLGVIGFGNIGSIVARLAQGLKMQVVIFDPNISADHIEKAGFESVTLEELYQRSDYITIHVPKIEATTHLLDKQAFSMMKTGVMIINCARGGIIEEKDLYDAIVSKKVAGAALDVFEKEPPKDNPLLTLDEVIATPHLGASTKEAQTNVAVAVANQIIAYLKRDTIINAVNVPSVTGELLTKLKPYLFLAEKMGLMQSQLVKGPFKEIVIEYAGNFFDLNLKPVTLAALRGFLTPLVSYEVNSVNAGALAKTMGIKVTETTSQESENYLNLIRMTVVTETGTNLVAGTIFGKDDPRIIRINKFRLEVIPDGHLALIHNIDKPGSIGNIGTCLGKHDINIAKMMVGREDDGDRNIIFLQTDTPISAEIAEEISGLGLVNSMVTFEL